One region of Posidoniimonas polymericola genomic DNA includes:
- the pyrF gene encoding orotidine-5'-phosphate decarboxylase, whose amino-acid sequence MPNYADTLAELVRSHKSPLVVGIDPRWDQLPDALRQGESLADKAEAYRRFSIGVIEAVAEIVPAVKPQAAFFEELGPAGMAALGDVIARAHGNRIQVILDGKRNDIGSTAEAYARGILGRESPWGADSLTVSPYLGDDSLAPFVTTAIERDAGLYVLVKTSNPGGKLWQDQLIDGKPLYRLVGEHVEHLAEKTAGECGYGIVGAVVGATYPEQLAELRQAMPHTWFLVPGFGAQGGAAADVAGAFDQNGLGAVVNSSRGVIFAYNRPEYERFGQARWQEAVQQAARDATDQLRDATPAGSL is encoded by the coding sequence GTGCCGAATTACGCCGATACGCTCGCCGAACTTGTCCGCAGCCACAAGAGCCCGCTGGTCGTCGGCATCGATCCGCGGTGGGACCAGCTGCCCGACGCGCTGCGTCAGGGGGAATCGCTCGCCGACAAGGCCGAGGCGTACCGGCGGTTCTCGATCGGCGTGATCGAGGCCGTGGCCGAAATTGTCCCCGCGGTCAAGCCGCAGGCGGCGTTCTTCGAGGAACTCGGCCCTGCCGGAATGGCCGCCCTCGGCGACGTCATCGCCCGCGCCCACGGCAACCGGATCCAGGTCATCCTCGACGGCAAGCGGAACGACATCGGCTCTACCGCCGAGGCCTACGCCCGCGGCATCCTGGGCCGCGAGAGCCCGTGGGGCGCCGACTCGCTAACGGTCAGCCCCTACCTGGGCGATGACAGCCTGGCGCCGTTTGTCACCACCGCCATCGAACGCGACGCCGGGCTGTACGTGCTGGTCAAAACTTCCAACCCCGGCGGCAAGCTCTGGCAGGACCAGCTCATTGACGGCAAGCCGCTGTACCGGCTGGTCGGCGAGCACGTTGAGCACCTGGCCGAGAAGACCGCCGGCGAATGCGGCTACGGGATCGTCGGCGCGGTGGTCGGGGCGACCTACCCCGAGCAGCTCGCGGAACTCCGCCAGGCGATGCCGCACACCTGGTTCCTGGTGCCCGGCTTCGGCGCCCAGGGGGGCGCCGCCGCGGACGTCGCGGGGGCGTTCGACCAGAACGGCCTGGGGGCTGTCGTAAATAGCAGCCGCGGTGTGATCTTTGCCTACAACCGCCCCGAGTACGAGCGTTTCGGCCAGGCCCGCTGGCAGGAAGCCGTCCAGCAGGCCGCCCGTGACGCCACCGACCAGCTCCGCGACGCCACGCCGGCGGGCTCGCTGTAG